From a single Nostoc edaphicum CCNP1411 genomic region:
- a CDS encoding WD40 repeat domain-containing protein: protein MQMDWISLLKAQQTDFLQRVKKPKTYDLSLLESQVKGCHTEIMAFWGEPLARLQELSRQQAEVLAKNPPPTPPEYPEPPDWTIPFPKYFQGQAEDYLLREHIVDRVITERLGKLLKKVSQDTLQNMILDDEGNLCGESKFSYVLKDNPQLSVQVYVADGESFNGIKKDKIRWSVTQEDLKNHQVLIFLCLFYPSTGKLGYEKQSVITGFLPTNQLEFTEPKLYITPSNLLYAGGLSWYLESLIGKNDTSPVINERAIAATIQTLPSEHCLKGIIGDWECWQTLQGHNRGINCLAFSSGCNNGKALPILASGSRGETKLWDLSKGELIETLSEYPWVISGLVDEVNSLAFSSDGQTLVSCGADSTIKLWHVGALDLIDILHKHNGVVRCAAFTPDGRMLATGGDDRKILFWDLMHRQVAIALSLDDTAAHSLVLSRDGETLVTGSYRKIKVWRTSLLTGVKSLKDIQPLHTLMGHSHIVRSLAISADGKLLVSGSWDQTIKIWQLETGELLHTLKGHRDRVYAIALSPNGQIIASGSADKTIKLWHLQTGELLGTFTGHGNIVTALAFTASGEMLVSGSLDKTIKIWQRS, encoded by the coding sequence ATGCAGATGGATTGGATTAGCTTGCTCAAAGCTCAACAAACTGACTTCCTTCAACGTGTGAAAAAACCTAAAACTTATGACTTATCTTTGCTAGAAAGTCAAGTCAAAGGTTGTCACACTGAGATTATGGCCTTTTGGGGCGAGCCTTTGGCTAGACTCCAAGAACTTTCTCGCCAACAAGCAGAAGTTCTCGCCAAAAACCCGCCGCCGACGCCGCCTGAATATCCTGAGCCTCCCGACTGGACAATACCTTTTCCCAAATACTTCCAAGGACAAGCGGAAGATTATCTTTTACGGGAGCATATTGTTGACCGGGTAATAACTGAACGCTTGGGCAAATTGCTAAAAAAGGTGTCACAAGATACCTTGCAAAACATGATTTTAGATGATGAGGGAAATTTGTGTGGCGAAAGCAAATTCTCTTATGTACTAAAAGATAATCCTCAGCTAAGTGTTCAAGTTTACGTTGCTGATGGAGAAAGTTTTAATGGTATTAAGAAAGACAAAATTAGATGGTCGGTTACTCAAGAAGATTTGAAGAATCACCAAGTATTAATTTTTCTGTGTTTGTTTTATCCATCTACAGGTAAATTAGGTTACGAGAAGCAAAGTGTAATAACAGGTTTTTTACCGACAAATCAACTTGAATTTACTGAACCAAAACTCTATATCACTCCGAGTAATTTGTTGTATGCAGGGGGATTGAGTTGGTATTTAGAATCACTTATTGGTAAAAATGACACATCGCCAGTAATTAATGAGAGAGCGATCGCAGCTACAATACAGACTCTACCATCAGAGCATTGCCTTAAGGGTATAATCGGCGACTGGGAATGCTGGCAAACTTTGCAAGGACACAACAGAGGCATTAATTGCCTAGCTTTCAGTTCCGGGTGTAACAATGGCAAAGCCTTACCCATATTGGCAAGTGGTAGTCGTGGAGAGACGAAACTCTGGGATTTAAGCAAGGGTGAATTAATAGAGACATTATCCGAGTATCCTTGGGTAATATCCGGGCTGGTGGATGAAGTGAATTCCCTGGCTTTTAGTTCAGATGGACAGACTTTAGTGAGTTGCGGTGCAGACTCCACAATTAAGCTTTGGCACGTAGGCGCTTTAGACTTAATAGATATTTTACACAAACATAATGGGGTAGTGCGGTGTGCTGCCTTCACCCCAGACGGCAGAATGTTAGCTACCGGTGGAGATGATAGAAAAATTCTATTTTGGGATTTGATGCATCGTCAGGTTGCGATCGCACTCTCTTTAGATGATACAGCTGCTCATTCCCTAGTTTTGAGTCGAGATGGGGAAACTCTGGTTACAGGTAGCTATCGCAAAATCAAAGTTTGGCGCACATCACTTTTGACAGGGGTCAAAAGTTTAAAGGACATACAACCACTGCACACCCTCATGGGTCATTCTCACATCGTTCGTTCCTTAGCAATCAGTGCAGATGGTAAACTGCTGGTGAGTGGTAGCTGGGATCAAACGATTAAAATTTGGCAATTGGAGACTGGAGAGTTACTGCATACTCTGAAAGGACATAGAGATAGAGTATATGCGATCGCTTTAAGTCCCAATGGTCAAATTATCGCTAGCGGTAGTGCTGATAAAACCATCAAATTATGGCATCTCCAAACCGGGGAATTGCTGGGTACCTTCACAGGTCATGGAAATATAGTCACAGCATTAGCCTTCACAGCTTCCGGCGAGATGTTGGTTAGTGGGAGTTTGGATAAGACTATTAAAATTTGGCAGCGAAGTTAG
- a CDS encoding TIGR04282 family arsenosugar biosynthesis glycosyltransferase, with protein MLNLPANAKQHLIIFTRYPEPGKTKTRLIPALGTVGAANLQRKMTEHTIFQVQELQKAIDISVEVRFAGGDSQLMQDWLGLDLVYQSQGEGDLGLRMARSLFDAFQSGAEQVIIIGTDCPGVNPQILGTAFEKLHTFDLVLGPAIDGGYYLIGLCQPIPELFVNIEWGTAQVFQKTVDIAQKLNLSHVNLLPLADVDRPEDLPIWEQALARDMEK; from the coding sequence GTGCTGAACTTACCAGCAAACGCAAAACAACACCTGATTATTTTTACTCGCTATCCAGAACCAGGTAAGACAAAAACCCGACTGATACCTGCTTTGGGAACTGTTGGTGCTGCCAATCTTCAACGCAAGATGACAGAACATACAATATTTCAGGTTCAAGAATTGCAAAAAGCCATTGACATATCTGTGGAAGTGCGTTTTGCAGGTGGCGATTCGCAACTCATGCAAGACTGGCTGGGCTTGGATTTAGTTTACCAGTCTCAAGGTGAAGGGGATCTAGGTTTGCGGATGGCGCGATCGCTTTTCGATGCCTTTCAATCTGGTGCAGAACAAGTAATTATCATTGGTACAGATTGTCCTGGAGTGAATCCCCAGATTCTAGGAACAGCCTTTGAGAAGTTACACACCTTTGATCTTGTACTTGGCCCTGCGATCGATGGTGGATATTACTTAATTGGTTTGTGCCAACCTATCCCAGAATTATTCGTTAACATCGAGTGGGGAACTGCTCAAGTTTTCCAGAAAACTGTGGACATTGCCCAGAAACTTAATTTATCACATGTAAACTTGTTGCCTTTAGCAGATGTTGACCGACCGGAGGATCTACCGATTTGGGAACAAGCCCTTGCAAGGGATATGGAAAAATGA
- a CDS encoding pilus assembly FimT family protein: MDTQVHLRSLVNAKILCNKNSNSGFSLPEMLVVLLLIGILATIAIPNWLAFVETRRLNTAQNEVYYAMRQAQRQATKDKLTWQASFREQNGIVQWAVHPATLNPSNANWNNLDTNVRLDSETNFQSSLSTVQEVRFDYRGNAKDLGRIALSIKSGGKTKRCVIVSTILGAMRMGKDNSIAKDNKYCY, translated from the coding sequence ATGGATACCCAGGTGCATTTACGATCTCTAGTTAATGCAAAAATTCTCTGCAACAAGAACTCTAACAGTGGTTTTAGCTTACCAGAGATGTTAGTAGTTCTTCTATTAATTGGTATATTAGCTACGATCGCAATACCCAACTGGCTAGCTTTTGTGGAGACTCGCCGTCTCAACACTGCTCAAAACGAAGTCTATTATGCTATGCGCCAAGCTCAAAGGCAAGCCACCAAGGACAAATTGACTTGGCAAGCCAGCTTTCGTGAACAAAACGGCATCGTTCAATGGGCGGTTCATCCTGCTACATTAAACCCATCTAATGCTAACTGGAATAACTTAGATACCAATGTTCGCTTAGATTCTGAGACAAACTTTCAATCATCACTCAGTACTGTACAAGAAGTTAGATTTGACTACAGAGGTAACGCTAAAGATTTAGGACGGATCGCGCTATCGATTAAGTCTGGTGGTAAAACTAAGCGTTGTGTGATTGTTTCTACGATTTTAGGAGCAATGCGAATGGGCAAAGATAATTCGATAGCTAAAGACAATAAGTATTGCTATTAA
- a CDS encoding glycosyltransferase, whose translation MKTSKKLAKISVIIPAYNSEKTIKQTIQSVLNQTFTNLELIVINDGSQDSTLEVVTQIPDSRIKVFSYSNAGGNVSRNRGLHRAVGEFVSFLDADDLWTPDKLQSQFKALQENVTAKVAYSWTDYIDTNGKFLLSGKRINVNGNAYDQLLLNNFLENGSNPLISRKALITLGGFDESLNAAQDWDMWLRLASKFDFICVPSIQILYRISANSVSSNLVRQEKTCLQVLERAYKERPSLPEATRTTLKQSWNISLANLYKYLTCKALQEPFNRQKGLAAAKFLWKYFLNDPSRIQNINFTLKLLLKIVIIFTSPTLLYSILNRREVRNQEAETLLNIWVAENRPESKNGYPGAFTISS comes from the coding sequence ATGAAAACCAGCAAAAAATTGGCAAAAATCTCTGTAATTATCCCTGCTTATAATAGTGAAAAGACTATTAAGCAGACAATTCAATCTGTTTTAAATCAAACTTTTACTAACTTAGAATTAATTGTAATTAATGATGGTTCACAAGACTCAACTTTAGAAGTTGTTACACAAATCCCAGACTCAAGAATAAAAGTATTTTCCTATTCCAATGCTGGCGGAAACGTCAGCCGTAACCGAGGGCTACACCGTGCAGTTGGAGAATTTGTTAGTTTCTTAGATGCAGATGATCTTTGGACACCTGATAAACTTCAGTCTCAGTTCAAGGCTCTGCAAGAAAATGTTACTGCAAAAGTTGCTTACAGTTGGACTGATTATATTGACACAAATGGTAAATTTCTACTTTCAGGTAAGCGGATTAATGTAAATGGAAATGCTTATGATCAGTTGTTATTAAATAATTTTCTAGAAAATGGTTCAAATCCCTTAATTTCTAGAAAAGCTTTAATTACATTAGGTGGCTTTGACGAATCTCTCAATGCCGCCCAGGATTGGGATATGTGGCTGCGATTAGCCTCTAAGTTTGATTTTATATGTGTACCATCTATACAAATCTTATATCGTATAAGTGCTAATTCAGTTTCCTCCAACCTTGTTAGGCAGGAAAAAACCTGTTTGCAAGTGCTTGAGAGAGCGTATAAAGAAAGACCTTCTCTACCAGAAGCTACGCGAACAACACTTAAACAAAGTTGGAATATAAGCCTAGCAAATTTATATAAATACCTGACCTGCAAAGCCTTACAAGAACCGTTTAATCGGCAAAAAGGTCTAGCAGCTGCTAAATTTCTGTGGAAGTATTTTCTTAACGACCCCTCAAGAATTCAGAATATAAATTTCACCTTAAAATTGCTGTTGAAAATTGTCATAATTTTTACTTCGCCCACCTTGCTCTACAGTATTCTTAATCGGCGCGAAGTCAGAAACCAAGAAGCTGAAACATTGCTCAACATCTGGGTAGCTGAAAATCGACCAGAAAGCAAAAATGGATACCCAGGTGCATTTACGATCTCTAGTTAA
- the hpsE gene encoding hormogonium polysaccharide biosynthesis glycosyltransferase HpsE has translation MTELAVENLDVSIAIPAYNGATRLPKILDKLLSQTGVENLNWEIIIVDNNSSDNTSEIIQNYQNIYDGNCHLRYFLESEQGAAFARLRAVREAKGQLIAFLDDDNLPAPDWLAEAYKFGLEHPQAGAWSGQIHGDFEVKPPENFEKIQAFLAIREHGSNPHLFDADNLRLPPGAALVVRKEVWRKNVPQRPNLSGKLPGILVQGDDYEPLLYIHYAGWQIWYNPTMHTYHQIPHWRLEKDYLLTLARGCGLCIFQLRLINTKNWQKPIVFIKTILGNLRRALQHLIQYRGQFKSNLIALFEMEFYLASMMSPLYYLKCHFGRVLKNKLAL, from the coding sequence ATGACTGAATTAGCAGTTGAAAATTTAGATGTTAGCATAGCCATACCTGCATATAATGGAGCAACTCGATTACCTAAAATTTTAGATAAACTCTTATCCCAGACAGGAGTAGAAAATCTTAATTGGGAAATTATTATTGTTGATAACAATAGTTCTGATAACACATCTGAAATCATCCAGAATTACCAAAACATATATGATGGGAACTGTCATTTAAGATATTTTTTAGAATCCGAACAGGGAGCAGCTTTTGCACGATTGAGGGCTGTACGTGAAGCTAAAGGGCAGCTAATCGCATTTTTAGATGATGATAACTTACCTGCACCTGATTGGTTAGCAGAAGCATATAAATTTGGCTTAGAGCATCCTCAAGCAGGTGCTTGGAGTGGACAGATTCATGGTGATTTTGAAGTAAAACCACCAGAAAATTTTGAAAAAATTCAAGCTTTTTTAGCTATCAGGGAACATGGTTCAAATCCACATTTGTTTGATGCGGATAATTTAAGACTTCCTCCTGGTGCGGCGCTTGTTGTTCGGAAAGAAGTATGGCGCAAAAATGTACCACAACGACCTAATTTAAGTGGCAAGCTGCCTGGTATTTTGGTGCAAGGTGATGACTATGAACCATTGCTTTACATACATTATGCAGGCTGGCAAATTTGGTATAACCCTACGATGCATACTTATCATCAAATACCACATTGGCGACTTGAGAAAGATTACCTCCTAACTCTGGCACGCGGCTGTGGCTTGTGTATTTTCCAGTTACGCTTGATAAATACCAAAAATTGGCAAAAACCAATAGTGTTTATAAAAACTATTTTAGGAAATTTACGCCGAGCATTACAGCACTTGATTCAGTATAGAGGGCAATTTAAAAGTAATCTAATTGCTCTTTTTGAGATGGAGTTTTACTTAGCTAGTATGATGAGTCCTCTTTACTACTTAAAATGTCATTTTGGCAGAGTATTAAAAAATAAATTAGCCCTATAA
- the hpsE gene encoding hormogonium polysaccharide biosynthesis glycosyltransferase HpsE — translation MTENLDITVAIPTYNGESRLPELLERLQNQLHTENLSWEIIVVDNNSTDNTAKVVQNYQNSWQCTYPLKYCFEAKQGAAYARKKAVAEAKGKFIGFLDDDNYPVSNWVFAAYTFGEKYPKAGAYGSQIHPDWEVEPPENFKRIAPFLAITERGNLPLLYEASKKLLPPSAGLVVRKQAWLESVPDKSILTGRVKGNMLTSEDLEMLSYIQKAGWEIWYNPEMEISHKIPESRLQKDYLIPFFRGIGLSRYVTRMVNIKQIYRPVALLSYMINDLRKISFHLLKYRTKLKQDLVVACEMELFVSSLISPFYLWKNGYFKK, via the coding sequence ATGACTGAAAACCTTGATATTACTGTAGCTATCCCAACTTATAACGGTGAAAGTCGTTTGCCTGAACTACTAGAACGACTACAAAACCAACTTCACACCGAAAATTTATCTTGGGAAATTATAGTTGTAGACAATAATAGTACTGATAACACAGCTAAAGTTGTTCAAAACTATCAAAATAGTTGGCAGTGTACTTACCCTTTAAAGTATTGCTTTGAAGCAAAGCAAGGCGCTGCTTATGCCAGAAAAAAGGCAGTTGCAGAAGCTAAAGGTAAATTTATAGGTTTTCTAGATGATGACAACTACCCAGTATCAAATTGGGTATTTGCCGCTTATACTTTTGGTGAGAAATACCCCAAAGCGGGAGCTTATGGCAGCCAAATTCACCCGGACTGGGAAGTAGAACCACCGGAAAACTTTAAGCGGATTGCTCCATTTTTAGCAATTACAGAGCGGGGCAATCTACCGCTATTATATGAAGCGTCTAAAAAATTACTGCCACCCTCTGCCGGACTTGTTGTTCGTAAACAAGCGTGGTTAGAAAGTGTGCCAGATAAGTCTATTTTAACTGGAAGAGTTAAAGGCAATATGCTTACCAGCGAAGACTTAGAAATGTTGTCTTATATCCAAAAAGCTGGATGGGAGATTTGGTATAACCCAGAAATGGAAATTTCTCATAAAATCCCAGAATCTCGTTTACAAAAAGATTATTTAATTCCGTTTTTTCGAGGTATTGGACTTAGCCGTTATGTAACTAGAATGGTTAATATAAAACAGATATATAGACCAGTAGCTCTTTTATCTTATATGATAAATGACCTGCGTAAAATTTCTTTTCATTTATTAAAATATCGAACTAAGCTAAAACAGGATTTGGTAGTTGCTTGTGAAATGGAACTTTTTGTAAGTAGTTTAATTAGTCCTTTTTATCTTTGGAAAAATGGATATTTCAAGAAATAA
- a CDS encoding prepilin-type N-terminal cleavage/methylation domain-containing protein: protein MGNLTLKLFHTRMCDKNTKERFHSQDDTGFTLIEVIVVVLIIGVLAAIAAPGWLAFVNRQQVNKANDAVFAALQEAQREAKNKKLSYSVSFQKNSTTQNVEVAVYRTDIGISTWKPLGTDVGADSKKLLLGGNLNSSIANTTTNSSVSYPLNASAKITFDYMGTLPNANFGTIIAPSTEPPGLKIVVAIPSSANPTLASSVKRCVVVKTLLGSMLTAKDEKCD from the coding sequence ATGGGCAACCTAACTTTAAAGTTATTCCACACTAGGATGTGTGATAAAAACACCAAAGAGCGATTTCATTCTCAAGACGATACTGGTTTTACTTTAATAGAAGTGATTGTAGTGGTGCTAATAATCGGAGTTTTAGCAGCGATCGCAGCTCCTGGTTGGCTAGCCTTTGTAAATCGACAACAAGTAAATAAGGCTAATGATGCTGTTTTTGCTGCACTACAAGAAGCACAGCGCGAAGCTAAAAACAAAAAACTTAGCTACAGTGTTAGTTTTCAAAAAAATAGCACAACTCAAAATGTAGAGGTTGCTGTTTATCGTACCGATATTGGAATCAGCACATGGAAACCTTTAGGGACAGATGTGGGAGCCGATTCTAAGAAATTACTGCTGGGCGGAAATCTTAATAGTAGTATTGCGAATACTACTACTAATTCTTCTGTATCTTACCCTTTAAATGCATCAGCAAAAATTACCTTTGACTACATGGGGACTTTACCAAATGCAAACTTTGGAACAATTATTGCCCCATCGACAGAGCCACCTGGGTTAAAAATAGTGGTAGCTATACCAAGTTCTGCAAATCCTACATTGGCTAGTAGCGTAAAGCGATGCGTCGTTGTGAAAACTCTCTTAGGCTCAATGCTCACAGCAAAAGACGAAAAATGCGATTAA
- the hpsC gene encoding hormogonium polysaccharide secretion pseudopilin HpsC, which produces MKNLLRFLLSIQLKHSKFVQQVNGFTLIELLVALLLAFLVITPLLGFMVNILSTDQKEQAKANSEQEIQTAVNYIANDLQQAVYIYNGAALTNNSNTVPASSGIQDQIPPVKNAGICDSSNNTVTCKPILVFWKRKFIQRATTSTDDTFVYSLVAYYLIKDNSTTWSKAARIARFEISDGILASGGVSCGTDYPNDKYLDANNCPNPGFQRFNLNLPGAAGIKQQMNSWKKVSSAYTQQPLVLIDFIDQTPITSTTLPCTEQPLNSTINPTLSSGTFMGFYACVDTANTTAQVFLRGNALARLQNSNFDYSSNNQTYFPTASVRVQGRGYLYTK; this is translated from the coding sequence ATGAAGAATTTACTCAGATTTCTTCTCAGCATTCAGCTGAAACACTCTAAGTTTGTTCAGCAAGTTAATGGTTTTACCCTGATAGAACTTTTGGTAGCCTTATTGCTGGCATTCCTGGTAATTACACCACTGCTAGGATTCATGGTTAATATTCTCAGTACAGATCAGAAGGAACAAGCAAAGGCAAATTCTGAACAAGAAATCCAGACGGCAGTTAATTACATTGCCAATGATTTACAACAAGCTGTCTACATATATAATGGAGCTGCACTGACTAACAATTCAAACACTGTCCCAGCAAGCTCAGGAATTCAAGACCAAATCCCGCCTGTGAAAAACGCTGGTATTTGTGATTCTTCTAATAATACTGTTACTTGTAAACCTATTTTAGTGTTTTGGAAACGCAAATTTATCCAACGCGCCACAACAAGCACAGATGATACTTTTGTTTACTCACTAGTTGCTTACTATTTAATAAAAGACAATAGTACTACTTGGTCAAAAGCGGCTCGTATTGCCAGATTTGAAATTAGTGATGGAATTCTGGCTTCTGGCGGTGTCAGTTGTGGTACTGACTATCCCAATGATAAATATCTTGACGCCAACAACTGCCCCAATCCAGGTTTTCAGCGTTTTAACCTGAATCTGCCAGGTGCCGCAGGTATAAAACAGCAAATGAATTCATGGAAAAAAGTCTCGTCAGCTTACACTCAACAACCTTTAGTACTAATTGATTTTATCGATCAAACCCCTATTACTTCAACAACTCTTCCTTGCACGGAGCAACCACTTAACTCAACCATAAATCCAACACTTAGCTCAGGTACTTTTATGGGCTTTTATGCTTGTGTTGATACTGCCAATACAACAGCACAGGTGTTTTTACGAGGCAATGCACTAGCTAGGTTGCAAAATAGCAATTTTGATTACTCTTCAAATAACCAAACTTACTTTCCAACAGCAAGTGTCCGCGTGCAGGGACGTGGATATTTATATACTAAATAA
- the hpsB gene encoding hormogonium polysaccharide secretion pseudopilin HpsB produces MIKHKQQQVSQPSGESGFTIIESLVAMLVVTILLAAIAPTIVIATATRVQSKRVEQATQAARTFIDGVKTGAVTAPTTTIEPNGTLAGNLLTTTNMPVPGQASTPLTSLYCVRKDGNNNLVIIDPDCTSNTDKIFYIQAVKIVVTGSNPIDSTGLPKDGYRLGIRVYRSDIDLTKTVKASDASIAGQSKTTQNTFTGSLGDRQSPLVEMTTEIGSRNTSFNALCQRLVITSNTTSNNTCN; encoded by the coding sequence ATGATTAAGCACAAACAACAGCAAGTAAGTCAACCATCTGGTGAGTCTGGTTTCACAATTATTGAGTCGTTGGTAGCAATGCTAGTAGTTACTATTTTACTGGCAGCGATCGCACCTACAATCGTCATTGCAACAGCAACTCGTGTCCAATCAAAACGCGTAGAACAAGCCACACAAGCTGCCAGAACTTTCATTGATGGTGTGAAAACGGGAGCCGTGACAGCCCCTACTACCACTATTGAACCCAATGGAACATTAGCTGGCAATTTACTTACCACCACAAATATGCCAGTTCCTGGACAAGCATCAACACCACTAACATCGCTATATTGCGTGAGAAAAGATGGAAACAACAACCTAGTTATTATTGACCCTGACTGTACAAGCAATACAGACAAGATATTTTACATTCAGGCTGTAAAAATTGTAGTAACAGGAAGCAACCCAATTGATAGCACAGGTCTACCAAAAGATGGTTATCGTCTGGGAATTCGGGTTTATCGGTCAGATATTGACCTTACTAAAACTGTCAAAGCTAGCGATGCTAGTATTGCAGGCCAGTCCAAAACAACACAAAACACTTTCACTGGCTCTTTGGGCGATCGCCAATCTCCACTAGTGGAAATGACCACTGAAATTGGCTCTAGAAACACTTCCTTCAATGCACTGTGTCAGCGTCTTGTTATTACTAGTAATACTACTAGTAACAACACTTGTAATTAA